A genomic segment from Kyrpidia tusciae DSM 2912 encodes:
- a CDS encoding pyrroline-5-carboxylate reductase dimerization domain-containing protein: MRIGCIGTGTIGSMLIEALSSKLPEPPDFVVCNRSRDKIAALARRVPSLVMVATAAEVAQRSQTLFICVKSPDLDPVIDQIRPFLSPDHVLLITASGFEVERLEHRVPARVGKIIPSITQFAGGGAILTRYGPRMDRESCRSVDGLLSFIGTPLPVTDDQIRVYADLTSCGPAFFAALLQAFARAASATGRIGAGEAEHLLQLTWSATARLFENGFTPEDVRRKVSVPGGVTEAGLAVLDPGAETLFRDLFAATQAHHLSHQPSPGQTRDKWPDRDRPGTSRDPL; this comes from the coding sequence ATGCGCATTGGGTGTATCGGGACCGGAACCATCGGAAGCATGTTGATCGAGGCGTTGTCGTCAAAATTGCCCGAACCCCCGGACTTTGTCGTTTGCAATCGCAGCCGGGACAAAATTGCCGCCCTCGCCCGGCGGGTTCCCAGTCTGGTCATGGTGGCCACGGCAGCAGAAGTGGCCCAGCGGTCACAAACCCTATTTATCTGCGTCAAATCGCCAGATCTCGACCCGGTGATCGACCAAATTCGCCCCTTTCTCTCCCCAGATCACGTCCTTCTGATCACCGCCAGCGGGTTTGAGGTGGAGCGCCTCGAGCACCGAGTTCCGGCCCGGGTGGGAAAAATTATCCCCAGCATAACCCAGTTCGCAGGCGGCGGCGCAATCCTAACCCGGTACGGACCCCGGATGGACCGAGAAAGCTGCCGGAGCGTGGACGGGCTCCTGTCCTTCATCGGCACCCCTTTGCCGGTCACCGACGACCAGATTCGGGTGTACGCAGACCTGACCAGTTGCGGACCGGCATTCTTCGCCGCCCTCCTTCAAGCCTTCGCCCGGGCCGCGTCCGCCACGGGCCGAATCGGTGCCGGTGAGGCCGAGCATCTGCTGCAACTGACATGGAGTGCCACCGCCCGCCTCTTTGAAAACGGGTTTACCCCCGAAGACGTGCGTCGGAAAGTTTCGGTCCCCGGCGGCGTGACCGAAGCTGGGCTCGCCGTGCTCGACCCCGGTGCCGAAACCCTATTTCGCGATCTGTTCGCCGCCACCCAAGCCCACCATCTCAGCCACCAGCCGAGCCCCGGGCAAACCCGGGACAAATGGCCCGATAGGGACAGACCCGGCACATCGAGAGATCCTCTGTAA
- the rpoN gene encoding RNA polymerase factor sigma-54, producing MQMGFGLWQQQTQKLILTQELRQAIAILQLSSFELSQYLQQEMAENPVMEWEEAAGAEGWGEFDAWLRESGPDPGLLRSMRESYREPPADVAARAENLEDHLMVQLSDLRLSPLEKRVLRYIIGNIDERGYVSMSSAEMAAQLGVEEMLVERCRRRLHGLEPLGIGALDLRECLNIQARERYPDEPGLKDLIDHHLQDVAEGRQSRIAQALQVDLQEVQRLSDLLKTLDPKPGRMFFGDQVRFVIPDVTIERVGGDYVVVVHDRLTPHLHINPIYRRIASTQGADREAKSYLSKKIQSAMWLIRSLEQRRQTILRVTEAIVELQRDFFDRGLEYLRPMTLRQVAERVGVHESTVSRATTGKYAQTPRGVLELKYFFSSGVQTRGGEGASAESIKAKIRKWIQEEDRSDPLSDQRLADLLQQEGIRISRRTVAKYREELRIASSAQRRRYGS from the coding sequence ATGCAGATGGGGTTCGGACTGTGGCAGCAACAAACGCAAAAGTTGATCCTTACTCAAGAGTTGCGCCAAGCGATTGCAATTCTGCAATTGTCTTCCTTCGAGTTATCGCAATACTTACAACAAGAGATGGCCGAGAATCCGGTGATGGAATGGGAAGAGGCGGCCGGGGCCGAAGGATGGGGCGAATTTGACGCCTGGTTGCGGGAATCCGGCCCAGATCCGGGACTGCTGCGCTCGATGCGCGAATCGTACCGGGAGCCTCCGGCGGACGTGGCGGCCAGAGCCGAGAATCTCGAAGACCATTTGATGGTTCAGTTGTCCGATCTCCGACTGAGCCCCTTGGAAAAACGGGTGCTGCGTTACATCATCGGGAATATCGACGAACGCGGCTATGTGTCCATGTCCAGCGCCGAGATGGCCGCACAACTCGGGGTGGAGGAAATGTTGGTGGAGCGGTGCCGCCGCCGGTTGCACGGCCTGGAACCCTTGGGGATCGGGGCGCTGGACCTGCGGGAATGTCTCAACATTCAGGCCCGGGAGCGTTATCCCGACGAACCCGGTCTGAAGGATCTGATCGATCATCATCTTCAGGATGTGGCCGAGGGGCGTCAGTCGCGAATCGCCCAGGCTTTGCAGGTCGACCTGCAAGAAGTACAGCGTCTGTCCGACCTGCTGAAAACCTTGGACCCGAAACCCGGGAGGATGTTTTTTGGGGATCAGGTCCGGTTTGTGATTCCGGATGTGACCATTGAGCGGGTGGGCGGGGACTATGTGGTGGTGGTACACGATCGGCTCACGCCGCATTTGCATATTAACCCCATCTATCGCCGGATCGCCTCGACCCAAGGGGCGGACCGGGAGGCGAAATCTTATCTGTCGAAAAAAATTCAATCGGCCATGTGGTTGATCCGCAGTTTGGAGCAGCGAAGACAGACGATTCTGCGGGTGACCGAAGCCATTGTGGAGCTGCAGAGGGACTTTTTTGACCGGGGCTTGGAGTACTTGCGCCCGATGACTCTGCGCCAAGTGGCCGAGCGGGTCGGAGTGCACGAATCCACCGTCAGCCGGGCCACCACGGGCAAATACGCCCAGACGCCCCGGGGAGTATTGGAGTTAAAATATTTCTTCAGCTCAGGGGTTCAGACCCGAGGCGGAGAAGGGGCATCGGCGGAGAGCATCAAAGCGAAGATTCGCAAATGGATCCAGGAGGAGGATCGTTCAGACCCTCTGAGCGACCAGCGCCTGGCCGACCTTTTGCAGCAAGAGGGCATTCGGATCTCCCGCCGAACCGTGGCTAAATACCGCGAGGAACTCCGCATTGCCTCGTCAGCCCAGCGCCGGCGCTATGGTTCCTGA
- a CDS encoding phosphoglycerate kinase has translation MDKATIRDVEVQGKRVFVRVDFNVPIEDGRVVDDGRIRAALPTIEYLIRGGARLILASHLGRPKGRVDERYRLDPVARRLRELLGRPVHKVDAVVGPEVEQAVAGMGPGDVLLLENVRFEPGEEKNDPALARAWAGLADLYVNDAFGAAHRAHASTAGLAQFLPAVAGLLMERELTVLARALSHPEHPFAAVLGGAKVSDKIGVVARLLEKVDRLLIGGGMANTFLAARGYRMGSSSVEEDRLETARETLRAAEGRGTALLLPVDLVIADRFSADAQRRTVRVEAGVPEGWMALDIGPETVERFRAMLADAHTVIWNGPMGVFEMEPFAAGTLAVAQAMAGVKGTTIVGGGDSAAAVTKMGLAERMTHVSTGGGASLEFLEGRVLPGVAALLDREAVQR, from the coding sequence ATGGACAAAGCAACGATTCGGGATGTGGAGGTTCAGGGAAAGCGCGTTTTTGTGCGGGTGGATTTTAACGTGCCCATCGAGGACGGCCGGGTGGTGGACGATGGCCGAATCCGCGCGGCTCTGCCCACGATTGAGTATCTCATTCGGGGCGGAGCCCGGTTGATCCTGGCGTCTCACCTGGGCCGCCCGAAAGGCCGGGTGGATGAGCGGTATCGGCTGGACCCGGTGGCCCGGCGCCTTCGGGAGCTTCTCGGCCGGCCCGTACATAAAGTGGATGCTGTGGTGGGACCAGAAGTGGAACAGGCGGTGGCGGGAATGGGTCCCGGAGATGTGCTGTTGTTGGAAAATGTTCGCTTTGAGCCCGGGGAGGAGAAAAATGATCCAGCCCTGGCCCGGGCTTGGGCGGGTTTGGCCGACCTATACGTGAACGACGCCTTCGGGGCGGCCCACCGAGCCCATGCTTCTACGGCGGGGTTGGCGCAGTTCTTGCCGGCGGTGGCCGGGCTCTTGATGGAGCGGGAGTTGACCGTGCTGGCCCGGGCCCTCAGCCACCCGGAACACCCTTTTGCGGCGGTACTCGGCGGGGCTAAGGTGAGCGACAAGATCGGTGTGGTGGCCCGTCTTCTCGAAAAAGTGGACCGGCTCCTCATCGGGGGCGGGATGGCCAACACGTTTCTCGCTGCCCGGGGCTATCGCATGGGGAGTTCCTCCGTGGAGGAAGACCGCCTGGAGACCGCCCGGGAGACCTTGCGGGCGGCGGAGGGCCGGGGGACAGCCCTTCTTTTGCCCGTGGATCTGGTGATCGCCGATCGCTTTTCCGCCGATGCCCAGCGCCGGACGGTGCGGGTGGAAGCGGGGGTGCCGGAGGGATGGATGGCCCTGGACATCGGCCCGGAGACGGTGGAGCGCTTCCGGGCGATGCTGGCGGACGCCCACACGGTGATCTGGAACGGGCCGATGGGGGTATTTGAAATGGAACCTTTTGCGGCCGGGACTTTGGCGGTGGCCCAGGCCATGGCCGGGGTGAAGGGCACCACCATCGTCGGCGGGGGAGATTCTGCCGCGGCGGTGACGAAAATGGGACTGGCGGAGCGCATGACCCACGTGTCCACCGGGGGCGGGGCGTCGCTGGAATTTCTCGAAGG
- a CDS encoding sugar-binding transcriptional regulator: protein MDPWNVERRDEAMKSLLTLQQRLVPDVIETMKGRFRILRQMYDMQPVGRRTLAQVMDTTERILRGEVDFLKDQGLVAVDSSGMRLTPLGESLLDALGEVMGILDGRADLERELRRVLGLRAVRVVSGDLDENPEVKGDLGFTAARFLREVLRRGDVVAVTGGTTVAAVAARMPPVHPGNILVVPARGGVGERMEYQANTIAADLAERLRAEYLLFHVPDRLSEEAYRSLAGEPQIAEKLQLIRQASIVVHGIGQAIAMARRRRLPPEEIAVLEERGAVGEAFGYYFDRDGRIVYQQHTLGLGLGDLSGMRAVIAVAGGRGKAGAIAAVAKAVAPHMLVTDEGAAREILARYKGWEDQGEGAKTAEIHEIS from the coding sequence GTGGATCCGTGGAACGTGGAACGGCGGGATGAAGCCATGAAAAGTCTGCTGACCCTGCAGCAGAGGTTGGTGCCCGATGTGATCGAGACGATGAAAGGCCGGTTTCGCATCCTGCGGCAGATGTACGACATGCAGCCGGTGGGCCGCCGGACCCTGGCCCAGGTGATGGACACCACCGAGCGCATTTTGCGGGGCGAGGTGGACTTTTTGAAGGACCAGGGTCTTGTGGCCGTGGACAGCAGTGGGATGCGCCTCACGCCTTTAGGGGAGTCCCTGCTGGACGCCCTGGGGGAAGTGATGGGGATTCTAGACGGGCGGGCGGATCTGGAGCGGGAATTGCGCCGGGTGTTGGGGTTGCGAGCCGTGCGGGTCGTCTCCGGTGACCTGGATGAAAATCCCGAAGTCAAAGGCGATCTCGGGTTTACCGCCGCCCGGTTTTTGCGGGAGGTTCTCCGCCGGGGGGACGTGGTGGCGGTAACCGGGGGGACGACGGTGGCCGCGGTGGCGGCCCGGATGCCGCCGGTTCACCCGGGGAACATTTTGGTGGTCCCGGCCCGGGGCGGGGTGGGAGAGCGGATGGAATACCAAGCGAACACCATCGCTGCAGACCTCGCCGAGCGACTCCGGGCGGAGTACCTCCTGTTTCATGTCCCCGACCGGCTCAGCGAAGAGGCGTATCGATCCTTGGCCGGCGAGCCTCAGATCGCAGAAAAACTGCAGCTCATTCGACAGGCGAGCATTGTCGTTCACGGGATCGGCCAGGCTATAGCCATGGCCCGGAGAAGGCGTTTGCCGCCGGAAGAAATCGCTGTGCTGGAAGAGCGGGGCGCCGTAGGGGAAGCGTTCGGATACTATTTTGACCGAGATGGGCGAATCGTGTATCAACAACATACCCTGGGCCTGGGTCTGGGGGATCTTTCCGGTATGCGGGCGGTGATTGCCGTCGCGGGCGGTCGCGGCAAGGCGGGAGCTATTGCCGCGGTGGCCAAGGCAGTAGCGCCCCACATGTTGGTGACGGACGAAGGCGCCGCCCGGGAGATCCTGGCCCGGTACAAGGGTTGGGAAGACCAGGGCGAGGGCGCCAAAACCGCCGAAATTCATGAGATTTCCTGA
- the gap gene encoding type I glyceraldehyde-3-phosphate dehydrogenase, whose amino-acid sequence MRMAINGFGRIGRNVFRAAFRRGDVEIAAVNDLTDAETLAMLLKYDSVHGIFDAEVRAEGEALVVNGKRIKVCAEADPSRLPWGELDIDVVVESTGRFRSREQAKAHLQAGAKKVIITAPAKDEDLTVVVGVNEGAYDPERHFIISNASCTTNCLAPLAKVLHEQFGIERGLMTTVHSYTNDQRILDFPHKDLRRARAAGLSIIPTTTGAAKAVALVLPELKGKLNGFAMRVPTPNVSVVDLVVDVRRSTTVDEVNAVLREAAEGPLNGILGYTDQPLVSRDFNGDPRSSVVDGLSTMVMEGTMVKAVAWYDNEWGYSNRVVDLAVYMARKGFPSQEKALAALGV is encoded by the coding sequence ATGAGGATGGCGATCAACGGGTTTGGGCGAATCGGGCGCAATGTTTTTCGGGCGGCGTTCCGCCGAGGAGATGTGGAAATCGCTGCGGTGAACGACCTCACCGACGCCGAAACTTTGGCGATGCTATTAAAATACGACTCGGTGCACGGGATTTTTGATGCGGAGGTCCGGGCGGAGGGGGAAGCCCTGGTGGTGAACGGCAAGCGGATAAAGGTGTGTGCCGAAGCCGATCCTTCCCGCCTGCCCTGGGGGGAGTTGGACATCGACGTGGTGGTGGAGTCCACCGGGAGGTTCCGCAGCCGGGAGCAGGCCAAGGCCCATTTGCAAGCCGGGGCGAAGAAGGTAATCATCACGGCGCCGGCCAAGGATGAGGATCTGACGGTGGTGGTGGGGGTCAATGAGGGGGCTTACGATCCCGAGCGGCATTTTATTATCTCGAATGCCTCCTGCACCACCAACTGTCTGGCGCCGTTGGCGAAAGTTCTTCACGAGCAGTTCGGGATTGAACGCGGCCTGATGACTACCGTGCATTCTTATACCAACGACCAGCGAATCTTGGATTTTCCTCATAAAGATCTGCGCCGGGCCCGGGCGGCGGGACTGTCCATTATTCCCACCACCACCGGGGCGGCCAAGGCGGTTGCCTTGGTCCTGCCGGAGTTGAAAGGAAAACTGAACGGATTTGCCATGCGGGTACCCACGCCGAACGTCTCGGTGGTGGACCTGGTGGTGGATGTGCGGCGCTCCACCACGGTGGATGAGGTGAACGCCGTTTTGCGCGAAGCGGCAGAAGGGCCGCTCAACGGCATTCTGGGCTATACCGATCAGCCCCTGGTCTCGAGAGATTTCAACGGCGACCCGCGGTCGTCGGTGGTGGACGGTCTTTCCACGATGGTGATGGAGGGCACGATGGTCAAGGCGGTGGCCTGGTATGACAACGAGTGGGGGTACTCGAACCGGGTGGTGGATTTGGCGGTGTACATGGCCCGGAAGGGATTCCCGTCCCAGGAGAAGGCGTTGGCGGCTCTCGGGGTATAA